In Microcebus murinus isolate Inina chromosome 20, M.murinus_Inina_mat1.0, whole genome shotgun sequence, the following are encoded in one genomic region:
- the PLEKHG4 gene encoding puratrophin-1 isoform X2 — MERPQECGDESPDSQGHATDWRFAVCSFRDAWEEEEEEPAPQMQIKDSKPPRGPAEAAQGEGLHGSPLSRELQLSLEEMASDGSGDAQQITLGGSSVQSEELAPSGVESLLCPMSSHLSLAQGENDSSGIGLVGNPDPSRAIPASLGPGELDSDPADLGDALLETSSKLLEAAPSRSSLPKPTDCLLARDLTWELLASGMAALPGTRDVEGRAVLLLCAHSPAWLHPKCNSGELIHLLLYLRSIPRPEVQALGLTVLVDARICSPSSSLFLGLSQLQEAAPGSVHQVLLVGKMPEEVPSGLQLEQLLSYQSLLTHIPTAGLPTSLGGCLPYYHQAWLHFRMRLEALLQSCQEVCALLQGAIESMKAVPQPMESGEVGQLLRQARVLMQQVLDSPRLAWLQCQGGMELAWLKQEVPEVTLSPDYRPAVDKAGELYGRVDGLLHQLTLQSNQRVQALELVQMMEAQEGGLHQIEVWLQQVGWPALEEPEEPSLDMLLQAQGPFRELDHVAQEQVRQGEKFLQPLAGWEAADLGPCGARFLALRAQLTEFSRALAQRRQRLADAEKLFQFFKQASTWAEEGQRVLAELEQERPGTVLQRLQLHWTKHPDLPPAHFRKMWALATGLGSEGIRQECRWAWAQCQDTWLALDQKLESALKPSSVGSTASLFVSRVPNVPAPPPLRKAYSFDRNLGKSLSKPTHHCHHAAIVTACHGPEAGGGAQPQLSATVPPPGSSDPRSPSRLQLVLAEMVATEREYVRALDYTMDNYFPELDRPDVPQGLRGQRSHLFGNLEKLRDFHCHFFLRELEACTRHPPRVAYAFLRHRVQFGMYALYSKNKPRSDALMSSYGHAFFKDKQQALGDHLDLASYLLKPIQRMSKYALLLQELARACGGSTQELNALQAAQSLVHFQLRHGNDLLAMDAIQGCDVNLKEQGQLVRQDEFMVRAGRHKSLRRVFLFEELLLFSKPRRGPTGVDTFAYKRSFKMADLGLTECCGDSNLRFEIWFRRRKARDTFVLQASSLATKQSWTADISRLLWRQAVHNKEVRMAEMVSMGVGNKAFQDIAPSEEAINDRTINYVLKCREVRSRASIAVAPLDYDSPYLGASSSLPGDPASCSVLGSLNLHLYRDPALLDLRWPLYPPNFPEEAALDAEVELGSQPSLTPEDSEVSSQCPSASGSSGSDSSCVSGQALGRGLEDLSYV; from the exons atgGAAAGGCCCCAGGAGTGTGGGGATGAGTCCCCAGACTCCCAGGGCCATGCCACAGATTGGAGATTTGCTGTGTGCAGTTTCAGGGatgcctgggaggaggaggaggaggaacctgCTCCCCAGATGCAGATCAAGGACTCCAAACCTCCAAGAGGACCAGCAGAGGCAGCCCAGGGTGAAGGGCTACATGGCAGCCCTTTGTCCAGGGAGCTTCAATTATCCCTAGAAGAGATGGCTTCAGATGGGTCGGGGGATGCCCAGCAGATTACATTAGGAGGCTCCTCAGTCCAGTCAGAGGAGCTGGCCCCCTCTGGAGTGGAGAGTCTCCTATGTCCCatgtcctcccacctcagcctggcACAGGGTGAGAATGACAGCTCAGGGATAGGCTTGGTAGGGAACCCAGATCCAAGCAGGGCAATTCCAGCCAGCTTGGGCCCTGGGGAGTTGGACAGTGACCCTGCGGACCTTGGAGATGCTTTATTGGAGACATCATCAAAGCTGCTGGAGGCAG CCCCCAGCAGATCCAGCCTCCCTAAGCCTACTGACTGTCTCTTGGCCCGGGACCTCACTTGGGAGCTGCTGGCCAGTGGCATGGCTGCCTTGCCAG GGACTAGGGATGTAGAAGGCCGAGCAGTGCTGCTTCTGTGTGCCCACAGCCCAGCCTGGCTTCATCCCAAGTGCAACAGCGGTGAACTCATCCACCTCCTGCTCTACCTGCGAAGCATCCCCAG GCCAGAAGTACAGGCTCTAGGACTGACAGTGCTAGTTGATGCCCGAATTTGTTCCCCAAGCTCGTCCCTCTTCTTGGGGCTCAGCCAACTACAA GAAGCAGCCCCAGGGTCGGTGCACCAGGTGCTACTAGTAGGAAAAATGCCAGAGGAGGTGCCTTCTGGCCTACAG CTGGAGCAGCTACTCTCTTATCAGAGCCTGCTGACCCACATCCCCACCGCGGGGTTGCCCACTTCACTGGGAGGATGTCTGCCTTActaccaccaggcctggctgcaTTTCCGGATG CGTCTAGAAGCCCTACTGCAGAGCTGCCAGGAGGTTTGTGCCCTGCTCCAGGGGGCCATCGAGAGTATGAAGGCTGTGCCCCAGCCCATGGAGTCTGGG GAAGTTGGTCAGCTGCTACGGCAGGCACGGGTCCTGATGCAGCAGGTGCTAGACTCCCCACGGCTGGCATGGCTACAATGCCAGGGGGGCATGGAGCTGGCATGGTTGAAGCAGGAGGTCCCAGAGGTGACCCTGAGTCCAGACTACAG GCCAGCAGTGGACAAGGCTGGTGAGCTGTATGGCCGTGTGGACGGACTGCTGCATCAACTGACCCTTCAGAGCAACCAGCGAGTACAGGCTCTAGAGTTGGTCCAGATGATGGAAGCCCAGGAGGGCGGGCTGCACCAG ATTGAAGTGTGGCTGCAACAGGTGGGCTGGCCAGCACTGGAGGAGCCAGAGGAGCCCTCACTGGACATGCTGCTCCAGGCCCAAGGCCCCTTTCGGGAGCTGGACCATGTTGCCCAA GAGCAGGTCAGGCAAGGGGAGAAGTTTCTGCAGCCGCTGGCTGGCTGGGAGGCAGCTGACCTGGGCCCCTGTGGAGCGCGCTTTCTGGCACTGCGAGCCCAGCTGACTGAATTCTCTAGGGCTTTGGCCCAGCGGCGCCAGCGGCTGGCAGATGCTGAGAAGCTGTTTCAGTTCTTCAAGCAG GCCTCAACATGGGCGGAGGAGGGGCAGCGGGTGTTGGCAGAGCTGGAGCAGGAGCGCCCAGGGACTGTGCTGCAGCGGCTGCAGCTGCATTGGACCAAGCACCCTGACCTGCCTCCTGCACACTTCCGAAAGATGTGGGCTCTGGCCACAGGGCTGGGTTCAGAGGGCATCCGCCAGGAATGCCGCTGGGCCTGGGCGCAGTGCCAGGACACCTGGCTGGCCCTGGACCAGAAGCTAGAGTCTGCCCTGAAGCCATCATCGGTGGGTAGCACAGCTAGCCTGTTTGTCAGCCGGGTCCCCAATgttcctgccccacctcccctgAGGAAGGCCTACAGCTTTGATCGGAATCTGGGGAAGAGTCTCAGCAAACCTACCCATCACTGCCACCATGCGGCCATTGTCACTGCCTGCCATGgaccagaggctggaggaggtgCCCAGCCCCAGCTATCAGCTACTGTGCCTCCACCAGGCAGCTCTGACCCCAGGAGTCCCAGCAG GCTACAGCTGGTGCTGGCAGAGATGGTGGCTACGGAGCGGGAATATGTCCGGGCCCTTGACTACACCATGGACAACTACTTCCCCGAGCTGGATCGCCCTGATGTGCCCCAGGGCCTCCGAGGCCAGCGCTCCCACCTCTTTGGCAACCTGGAGAAGCTGCGTGACTTCCACTGCCATTTCTTCCTGCGTGAGCTAGAGGCTTGCACCCGGCACCCACCGCGAGTGGCCTATGCCTTCCTGCGCCAC AGGGTGCAGTTTGGGATGTATGCGCTCTACAGCAAGAACAAACCTCGCTCTGACGCCCTGATGTCCAGCTATGGTCATGCCTTCTTCAAG GACAAGCAGCAAGCACTGGGGGACCACCTGGACCTGGCCTCCTACCTGCTGAAGCCCATCCAGCGCATGAGCAAATATGCGCTGCTGCTGCAGGAGCTGGCTCGGGCCTGCGGGGGTTCCACGCAGGAGCTGAATGCTCTGCAGGCAGCCCAAAGCCTCGTGCACTTCCAGCTGCGACATGGCAATGACCTGTTAGCCATGGACGCCATCCAAGGCTGTGAT GTCAACCTCAAGGAACAGGGGCAGCTGGTGCGACAGGATGAGTTCATGGTGCGCGCTGGGCGCCACAAGTCCCTACGCCGTGTTTTCCTCTTTGAGGAGCTGCTGCTCTTCAGCAAGCCTCGCCGTGGGCCTACAGGTGTTGATACATTTGCCTACAAGCGCTCCTTCAAG ATGGCAGACCTTGGCCTCACTGAGTGCTGCGGTGACAGCAATCTGCGCTTTGAGATCTGGTTCCGCCGTCGCAAGGCCAGGGACACCTTTGTGCTGCAGGCCTCCAGCTTGGCCACCAAGCAGTCCTGGACGGCTGACATCTCCCGCTTGCTCTGGAGGCAGGCTGTCCACAACAAGG AGGTGCGTATGGCTGAGATGGTGTCCATGGGTGTTGGGAACAAGGCCTTCCAGGACATTGCCCCCAGTGAGGAAGCTATCAACGACCGCACCATCAACTACGTCCTAAAGTGCCGAG AAGTTCGCTCTCGGGCCTCCATTGCTGTGGCCCCGCTTGACTATGACAGCCCTTACCTGGGGGCCTCAAGCTCCCTTCCTGGAGACCCTGCCTCTTGCTCTGTGCTGGGGTCCCTCAACCTGCACCTGTATAGAGACCCAGCTCTTCTGGATCTCCGCTGGCCCCTATATCCTCCCAACTTCCCAGAGGAAGCGGCGCTGGACGCTGAGGTGGAGCTGGGCAGCCAGCCCTCTCTGA CTCCTGAGGACTCAGAGGTCTCGTCCCAGTGCCCATCAGCCAGTGGCTCCAGTGGCTCTGACAGTAGCTGTGTGTCagggcaggccctgggcaggggtcTCGAGGACTTGTCCTAT GTctga
- the PLEKHG4 gene encoding puratrophin-1 isoform X1, translated as MERPQECGDESPDSQGHATDWRFAVCSFRDAWEEEEEEPAPQMQIKDSKPPRGPAEAAQGEGLHGSPLSRELQLSLEEMASDGSGDAQQITLGGSSVQSEELAPSGVESLLCPMSSHLSLAQGENDSSGIGLVGNPDPSRAIPASLGPGELDSDPADLGDALLETSSKLLEAAPSRSSLPKPTDCLLARDLTWELLASGMAALPGTRDVEGRAVLLLCAHSPAWLHPKCNSGELIHLLLYLRSIPRPEVQALGLTVLVDARICSPSSSLFLGLSQLQEAAPGSVHQVLLVGKMPEEVPSGLQLEQLLSYQSLLTHIPTAGLPTSLGGCLPYYHQAWLHFRMRLEALLQSCQEVCALLQGAIESMKAVPQPMESGEVGQLLRQARVLMQQVLDSPRLAWLQCQGGMELAWLKQEVPEVTLSPDYRPAVDKAGELYGRVDGLLHQLTLQSNQRVQALELVQMMEAQEGGLHQIEVWLQQVGWPALEEPEEPSLDMLLQAQGPFRELDHVAQEQVRQGEKFLQPLAGWEAADLGPCGARFLALRAQLTEFSRALAQRRQRLADAEKLFQFFKQASTWAEEGQRVLAELEQERPGTVLQRLQLHWTKHPDLPPAHFRKMWALATGLGSEGIRQECRWAWAQCQDTWLALDQKLESALKPSSVGSTASLFVSRVPNVPAPPPLRKAYSFDRNLGKSLSKPTHHCHHAAIVTACHGPEAGGGAQPQLSATVPPPGSSDPRSPSRLQLVLAEMVATEREYVRALDYTMDNYFPELDRPDVPQGLRGQRSHLFGNLEKLRDFHCHFFLRELEACTRHPPRVAYAFLRHRVQFGMYALYSKNKPRSDALMSSYGHAFFKDKQQALGDHLDLASYLLKPIQRMSKYALLLQELARACGGSTQELNALQAAQSLVHFQLRHGNDLLAMDAIQGCDVNLKEQGQLVRQDEFMVRAGRHKSLRRVFLFEELLLFSKPRRGPTGVDTFAYKRSFKMADLGLTECCGDSNLRFEIWFRRRKARDTFVLQASSLATKQSWTADISRLLWRQAVHNKEVRMAEMVSMGVGNKAFQDIAPSEEAINDRTINYVLKCREVRSRASIAVAPLDYDSPYLGASSSLPGDPASCSVLGSLNLHLYRDPALLDLRWPLYPPNFPEEAALDAEVELGSQPSLTPEDSEVSSQCPSASGSSGSDSSCVSGQALGRGLEDLSYVSAILPYTYKPLPSLPFL; from the exons atgGAAAGGCCCCAGGAGTGTGGGGATGAGTCCCCAGACTCCCAGGGCCATGCCACAGATTGGAGATTTGCTGTGTGCAGTTTCAGGGatgcctgggaggaggaggaggaggaacctgCTCCCCAGATGCAGATCAAGGACTCCAAACCTCCAAGAGGACCAGCAGAGGCAGCCCAGGGTGAAGGGCTACATGGCAGCCCTTTGTCCAGGGAGCTTCAATTATCCCTAGAAGAGATGGCTTCAGATGGGTCGGGGGATGCCCAGCAGATTACATTAGGAGGCTCCTCAGTCCAGTCAGAGGAGCTGGCCCCCTCTGGAGTGGAGAGTCTCCTATGTCCCatgtcctcccacctcagcctggcACAGGGTGAGAATGACAGCTCAGGGATAGGCTTGGTAGGGAACCCAGATCCAAGCAGGGCAATTCCAGCCAGCTTGGGCCCTGGGGAGTTGGACAGTGACCCTGCGGACCTTGGAGATGCTTTATTGGAGACATCATCAAAGCTGCTGGAGGCAG CCCCCAGCAGATCCAGCCTCCCTAAGCCTACTGACTGTCTCTTGGCCCGGGACCTCACTTGGGAGCTGCTGGCCAGTGGCATGGCTGCCTTGCCAG GGACTAGGGATGTAGAAGGCCGAGCAGTGCTGCTTCTGTGTGCCCACAGCCCAGCCTGGCTTCATCCCAAGTGCAACAGCGGTGAACTCATCCACCTCCTGCTCTACCTGCGAAGCATCCCCAG GCCAGAAGTACAGGCTCTAGGACTGACAGTGCTAGTTGATGCCCGAATTTGTTCCCCAAGCTCGTCCCTCTTCTTGGGGCTCAGCCAACTACAA GAAGCAGCCCCAGGGTCGGTGCACCAGGTGCTACTAGTAGGAAAAATGCCAGAGGAGGTGCCTTCTGGCCTACAG CTGGAGCAGCTACTCTCTTATCAGAGCCTGCTGACCCACATCCCCACCGCGGGGTTGCCCACTTCACTGGGAGGATGTCTGCCTTActaccaccaggcctggctgcaTTTCCGGATG CGTCTAGAAGCCCTACTGCAGAGCTGCCAGGAGGTTTGTGCCCTGCTCCAGGGGGCCATCGAGAGTATGAAGGCTGTGCCCCAGCCCATGGAGTCTGGG GAAGTTGGTCAGCTGCTACGGCAGGCACGGGTCCTGATGCAGCAGGTGCTAGACTCCCCACGGCTGGCATGGCTACAATGCCAGGGGGGCATGGAGCTGGCATGGTTGAAGCAGGAGGTCCCAGAGGTGACCCTGAGTCCAGACTACAG GCCAGCAGTGGACAAGGCTGGTGAGCTGTATGGCCGTGTGGACGGACTGCTGCATCAACTGACCCTTCAGAGCAACCAGCGAGTACAGGCTCTAGAGTTGGTCCAGATGATGGAAGCCCAGGAGGGCGGGCTGCACCAG ATTGAAGTGTGGCTGCAACAGGTGGGCTGGCCAGCACTGGAGGAGCCAGAGGAGCCCTCACTGGACATGCTGCTCCAGGCCCAAGGCCCCTTTCGGGAGCTGGACCATGTTGCCCAA GAGCAGGTCAGGCAAGGGGAGAAGTTTCTGCAGCCGCTGGCTGGCTGGGAGGCAGCTGACCTGGGCCCCTGTGGAGCGCGCTTTCTGGCACTGCGAGCCCAGCTGACTGAATTCTCTAGGGCTTTGGCCCAGCGGCGCCAGCGGCTGGCAGATGCTGAGAAGCTGTTTCAGTTCTTCAAGCAG GCCTCAACATGGGCGGAGGAGGGGCAGCGGGTGTTGGCAGAGCTGGAGCAGGAGCGCCCAGGGACTGTGCTGCAGCGGCTGCAGCTGCATTGGACCAAGCACCCTGACCTGCCTCCTGCACACTTCCGAAAGATGTGGGCTCTGGCCACAGGGCTGGGTTCAGAGGGCATCCGCCAGGAATGCCGCTGGGCCTGGGCGCAGTGCCAGGACACCTGGCTGGCCCTGGACCAGAAGCTAGAGTCTGCCCTGAAGCCATCATCGGTGGGTAGCACAGCTAGCCTGTTTGTCAGCCGGGTCCCCAATgttcctgccccacctcccctgAGGAAGGCCTACAGCTTTGATCGGAATCTGGGGAAGAGTCTCAGCAAACCTACCCATCACTGCCACCATGCGGCCATTGTCACTGCCTGCCATGgaccagaggctggaggaggtgCCCAGCCCCAGCTATCAGCTACTGTGCCTCCACCAGGCAGCTCTGACCCCAGGAGTCCCAGCAG GCTACAGCTGGTGCTGGCAGAGATGGTGGCTACGGAGCGGGAATATGTCCGGGCCCTTGACTACACCATGGACAACTACTTCCCCGAGCTGGATCGCCCTGATGTGCCCCAGGGCCTCCGAGGCCAGCGCTCCCACCTCTTTGGCAACCTGGAGAAGCTGCGTGACTTCCACTGCCATTTCTTCCTGCGTGAGCTAGAGGCTTGCACCCGGCACCCACCGCGAGTGGCCTATGCCTTCCTGCGCCAC AGGGTGCAGTTTGGGATGTATGCGCTCTACAGCAAGAACAAACCTCGCTCTGACGCCCTGATGTCCAGCTATGGTCATGCCTTCTTCAAG GACAAGCAGCAAGCACTGGGGGACCACCTGGACCTGGCCTCCTACCTGCTGAAGCCCATCCAGCGCATGAGCAAATATGCGCTGCTGCTGCAGGAGCTGGCTCGGGCCTGCGGGGGTTCCACGCAGGAGCTGAATGCTCTGCAGGCAGCCCAAAGCCTCGTGCACTTCCAGCTGCGACATGGCAATGACCTGTTAGCCATGGACGCCATCCAAGGCTGTGAT GTCAACCTCAAGGAACAGGGGCAGCTGGTGCGACAGGATGAGTTCATGGTGCGCGCTGGGCGCCACAAGTCCCTACGCCGTGTTTTCCTCTTTGAGGAGCTGCTGCTCTTCAGCAAGCCTCGCCGTGGGCCTACAGGTGTTGATACATTTGCCTACAAGCGCTCCTTCAAG ATGGCAGACCTTGGCCTCACTGAGTGCTGCGGTGACAGCAATCTGCGCTTTGAGATCTGGTTCCGCCGTCGCAAGGCCAGGGACACCTTTGTGCTGCAGGCCTCCAGCTTGGCCACCAAGCAGTCCTGGACGGCTGACATCTCCCGCTTGCTCTGGAGGCAGGCTGTCCACAACAAGG AGGTGCGTATGGCTGAGATGGTGTCCATGGGTGTTGGGAACAAGGCCTTCCAGGACATTGCCCCCAGTGAGGAAGCTATCAACGACCGCACCATCAACTACGTCCTAAAGTGCCGAG AAGTTCGCTCTCGGGCCTCCATTGCTGTGGCCCCGCTTGACTATGACAGCCCTTACCTGGGGGCCTCAAGCTCCCTTCCTGGAGACCCTGCCTCTTGCTCTGTGCTGGGGTCCCTCAACCTGCACCTGTATAGAGACCCAGCTCTTCTGGATCTCCGCTGGCCCCTATATCCTCCCAACTTCCCAGAGGAAGCGGCGCTGGACGCTGAGGTGGAGCTGGGCAGCCAGCCCTCTCTGA CTCCTGAGGACTCAGAGGTCTCGTCCCAGTGCCCATCAGCCAGTGGCTCCAGTGGCTCTGACAGTAGCTGTGTGTCagggcaggccctgggcaggggtcTCGAGGACTTGTCCTATGTGAGTGCCATCTTGCCCTATACCTAcaagcccctccccagcctgcctttCCTTTag